The Theileria annulata chromosome 3, complete sequence, *** SEQUENCING IN PROGRESS *** genome has a segment encoding these proteins:
- a CDS encoding glycogen synthase kinase, putative (note;~Tap-140g05.q1c.cand.8 - score = 26.68;~SMART S_TKc (SM0220) at aa 15-319, E()=3.68e-81) → MIAELNNNTDHESWYRLNKVIGNGSFGIVHEAYLIKTNEQVAIKKVLQDPRYKNRELTIMKDLRHPNIIKLRDYYFTVQYNNSTSSTTPSNNQTKTTAKTNGEEKYLNLVMEYMPDTVHKVMRTYFKSLGFVPLNLIRTYAFQICRAFGYLHSMNICHRDLKPHNLLVDPFTNVLKLCDFGSAKKLVKGDWSVSYICSRFYRAPELMLGSNEYTTAIDSWSIGCVLSELLLGRPIFCGDTSIDQLVKIIQILGTPSIPEMKAMNPDYNNINFPNLKRVELSTVFPKNTDPDLINLISNLLKYDPTERLKPLDALTHVFFKPLIVKSSNHVTNCTSSREHPNSMNSGILDELIVDIINPNLVPNNLVDFTPEECNYMSTRTKEYFNLI, encoded by the exons ATGATAGCAGAATTGAATAACAATACCGACCACGAATCCTGGTACAGACTAAACAAAGTTATCGGCAATGGCTCTTTTGGCATAGTTCATGAGGCTTATCTCATCAAAACCAATGAGCAAGTCGCGATAAAAAAAGTCTTACAG GACCCTCGGTACAAAAATCGTGAGTTGACAATAATGAAAGATTTAAGACACCCGAATATCATAAAGCTGAGAGATTACTACTTTACAGTGCAGTACAACAACTCAACCTCTTCAACAACCCCTTCAAATAACCAAACAAAGACGACGGCAAAGACCAATGGCGAGGAAAAGTACCTCAATTTGGTCATGGAGTACATGCCAGACACAGTTCACAAAGTAATGCGCACCTACTTCAAATCCCTTGGGTTCGTTCCTCTTAACTTGATCAGGACTTACGCCTTCCAGATCTGCAGAGCGTTTGGATACCTACACTCCATGAACATATGCCACCGTGACCTGAAACCACACAACTTACTCGTGGACCCCTTTACCAAtgtgttaaaattatgCGACTTTGGAAGCGCAAAAAAACTCGTAAAGGGTGACTGGAGCGTGTCGTATATATGCAGCCGCTTCTACAGAGCACCTGAGTTGATGCTTGGATCCAATGAATATACCACTGCTATAGATTCTTGGTCCATAGGATGCGTCTTGTCTGAGCTGTTACTGGGAAGACCGATATTCTGCGGTGATACGTCGATCGATCAATTAGtcaaaattatacaaattctag GAACGCCTAGCATACCTGAAATGAAGGCTATGAACCCCGACTATAATAACATAAACTTCCCAAACTTGAAGCGCGTGGAACTTAGCACCGTCTTCCCCAAAAACACAGATCCCGATctaataaatctaatatCAAACCTACTCAAGTATGACCCAACTGAACGCCTAAAGCCCTTGGATGCCCTAACTCACGTGTTCTTTAAGCCACTAATCGTAAAATCCTCAAACCATGTGACCAACTGCACATCTTCTAGAGAGCATCCAAACTCAATGAACTCCGGAATATTAGATGAACTCATCGTGGACATTATTAACCCGAACCTGGTGCCTAACAACCTCGTCGATTTCACTCCAGAGGAATGCAACTATATGTCAACTCGCACcaaagaatattttaatctaATATAA
- a CDS encoding 26S proteasome regulatory subunit, putative (note;~Tap-140g05.q1c.C.cand.13 - score = 19.72) gives MESESFESSLSELESIFSKVPSDKANLEKCLKLIDDVKDTLAKVRLSSEFLTRDHLLKMRKFFELYSLVCLELNDTEGFKCAYSQLHPLYFDFSHLLDRSERMCHILSMWMLHLVSENKIGDLYMLLERIPEDLKKDEKIQFVINLDRLMMEGNLGKLLDLNDNSNEYYRIIAATYRNKIASSMELSYKQLDMDYIIKTLKLKNLQELLDFISYYNQYKLQSGRRLTRNFNLDSNSIPWKVMDDCVIFQNESVVKHKIPSKELLNNSLKYLTDLEKIV, from the exons ATGGAATCAGAATCTTTTGAATCAAGTTTGAGTGAATTGGAGAGCATTTTTTCCAAAGTTCCCTCAGATAAGGCAAACTTGGAAAAATGCCTCAAACTCATTGATGACGTGAAGGATACGCTGGCGAAGGTCAGACTCTCCTCAGAATTTTTGACCCGTGATCACcttttaaaaatgagaAAGTTTTTTGAGCTCTATTCTCTCGTTTGTTTGGAGTTGAACGACACTGAGGGCTTCAAATGTGCATATTCACAGCTCCATCCTTTATATTTCGACTTCTCGCAC TTGCTTGACAGAAGTGAGAGGATGTGCCATATTTTGAGTATGTGGATGCTACACTTGGTTAGTGAGAATAAGATCGGGGATCTGTATATGTTACTGGAGCGAATCCCCGAAGATTTGAAAAAGGATGAAAAAATCCAGTTTGTCATTAACTTGGACCGTCTAATGATGGAGGGGAACTTGGGGAAGCTTCTGGATTTGAACGACAATTCCAATGAATACTACAGGATTATCGCAGCTACTTACCGCAATAAGATAGCCTCCTCGATGGAGCTCAGCTATAAACAACTTGATATGGACTACATTATCAAAACActcaaattaaaaaaccTTCAA gAGTTATTGGACTTCATTTCGTACTATAACCAATATAAGCTTCAGTCAGGTAGGCGTTTGACTcgtaattttaatttagattCCAACTCAATTCCTTGGAAAGTCATGGACGACTGTGTGATTTTCCAAAATGAATCTGTTGTGAAGCATAAGATACCTTCCAAAGAGCTCCTGAACAACTCCTTAAAATACTTAACTGATCTCGAGAAGATCGTGTAA
- a CDS encoding uncharacterized protein (note;~Tap-140g05.q1c.cand.10 - score = 15.69), giving the protein MIDLKLSPPREGTRGGREQFKWEELKSHDLKDREHYLGHSVKVGLLERKNKFYKHDWYMKRGSETQSDLDEAELTRLYEQEIMQEMLGTKPKRLMLLKSKPTDPQLLKQLLTETNKSLENDNLEKPASDKSSHSRTQSRSRSRNSRTRSKSISKLKHERGRRGRDKDSHRRHSHRSEYRKNRTSSRSRVRDRRRNSRSSSHGRHRRHRHRY; this is encoded by the exons atgattgACCTGAAGCTAAGTCCTCCCAGAGAAGGCACAAGAGGTGGAAGAGAGCAGTTTAAGTGGGAGGAGCTAAAGTCACACGACCTGAAGGATAGAGAGCATTACTTgg GTCACAGTGTCAAGGTTGGTCTCCTGGAGAGGAAGAACAAGTTCTACAAGCATGACTGGTACATGAAAAGGGGATCTGAAACTCAGTCTGATCTTGACGAAGCTGAACTCACAAGACTATACGAGCAGGAAATTATGCAAGAAATGCT tgGAACTAAGCCTAAACGGCTAATGTTGTTGAAATCTAAGCCCACTGACCCACAACTGCTTAAACAACTTCTTACTGAAACGAATAAGAGTTTGGAAAATGATAACCTTGAAAAGCCTGCTTCAGATAAATCTTCTCATAGTAGAACCCAATCTAGAAGTAGATCCAGGAATTCTAGAACCCGATCTAAAAGtatatctaaattaaaacatGAACGTGGTAGAAGAGGTAGAGATAAAGATTCACATCGCAGACATTCCCATAGATCTGAATATCGCAAAAATCGCACTAGCTCAAGAAGTAGAGTGAGGGATAGAAGAAGAAACAGTAGAAGTTCATCCCATGGTAGACATCGAAGGCATCGACACAGATActaa
- a CDS encoding transport protein (SEC13 homologue), putative (note;~Tap-140g05.q1c.cand.9 - score = 20.92;~SMART 3 WD40 (SM0320) domains at aa 56-96, E()=9.51e+01; 149-197, E()=5.10e-06; 220-262, E()=2.38e+01), with translation MLTVTPNLSLNLSQLLQKAVHLNDLQYDYFAKFLAAACRSQTGPEVVVLSKEAGNHLTPLSTIPTEFEPIFLSWAPPTFGNMLVVVSSDNSVTYYRNDQNCGGVWKVVYRSNELCKSVSSLSVGVSNDGELLVALGSLTGAVTIVTSHTRFETSTFKAHTGGVYSLAFNSVDGSKSALFSEVLLATAGIDGTVKVWQLFDPSTAHPNSDKDNTTGNDRPSFRLVEKFDLEPNPTSLLRVNSLCWSKQGLLAAATESNVYLFEKTHDWHLFQTLNLPQHGVMAFVAFNNDRIVLLQDTESVVFKRNDSGTFEFFGNLSD, from the coding sequence ATGTTGACTGTCACTCCAAATTTATCGTTGAACCTAAGTCAGTTACTACAGAAGGCTGTTCACCTGAATGACCTACAATATGACTATTTCGCCAAATTTTTAGCAGCCGCATGTAGGTCCCAAACTGGCCCTGAAGTAGTAGTGTTATCCAAGGAGGCAGGGAATCATTTGACTCCACTGTCAACCATTCCAACTGAATTTGAGCCGATTTTTCTCTCGTGGGCTCCACCAACATTCGGTAACATGTTAGTTGTAGTATCAAGCGACAACTCTGTGACATATTATAGAAATGACCAGAACTGCGGAGGTGTTTGGAAAGTAGTTTACAGAAGCAACGAACTTTGCAAGTCAGTGAGTTCGTTGAGCGTTGGAGTTTCCAATGATGGAGAATTGCTAGTGGCCTTAGGATCTCTTACAGGAGCAGTTACTATTGTAACTTCTCACACTCGATTTGAAACCTCAACTTTTAAAGCACATACTGGAGGAGTTTATTCACTGGCTTTCAATTCAGTAGATGGCTCAAAATCCGCTCTTTTCTCTGAGGTTTTACTGGCTACTGCTGGAATTGATGGCACCGTTAAAGTTTGGCAATTATTTGATCCCAGCACAGCACACCCTAATTCCGATAAAGATAACACGACTGGTAATGACAGACCCTCATTCAGGCTAGTTGAGAAATTTGATTTGGAGCCCAATCCAACATCACTTTTAAGGGTGAATTCACTgtgttggagcaagcaaGGATTACTGGCAGCAGCTACTGAATCGAATGTGTACCTGTTTGAAAAGACTCATGATTGGCACTTATTTCAGACTCTAAACCTCCCTCAACACGGCGTAATGGCCTTTGTTGCATTCAACAATGATCGCATCGTATTATTACAAGACACGGAATCTGTAGTTTTTAAGCGTAACGATTCTGGAACTTTTGAGTTCTTTGGGAATCTTTCAGATTAA
- a CDS encoding uncharacterized protein (note;~Tap-140g05.q1c.C.cand.12 - score = 20.62;~SMART 4 transmembrane domains at aa 265-287, 302-324, 358-376 and 391-413;~4 probable transmembrane helices predicted for TA02560 by TMHMM2.0 at aa 265-287, 302-324, 358-376 and 391-413) yields MLKSPPGITKRRDRSEALDQAGAVFEDLYKKYLVLDNDNLQKRAETYLLKSFCNKSAFRNNLTQQDSGLSEPNLSSDSQSPKSDGVTSSGDKYLKQVSFETDHMKMGAKLIAKTPPKFTENQTRTKTELPESSLKFNKESIWGNNDESPNKRILKSPKNSRLKNLKVEEKKTSKNKPKMTKDDTRIFVDNLTESDISEESVDNQEENSAQNLITVKEYDHSPCFDKVEEYLMGSQTVITSDEVDHSRESLMVVKTLVNRNKELNFICGLSILFQIFMAFNIFGLFFLVHSLHFEFHSIFSSIAMPFLLHFSMFYLVFTIGVSRVKKSLMVYNSDITVEILNKRLNRELSYKKLDRYSVGAERIFVLLALIIACTPVKFSEDLSHLQVMESLYISFNVIYSVLHVLFAFYYFNYKIMKEIIVKAGEMSTKIYNLLSITKFTGFNGILNSVDKINYINTTNSVNNDLVMELKKRLYKSYKSRKLSLPSTKTRRRHAQLNR; encoded by the exons ATGCTAAAATCCCCCCCGG GAATAACAAAGAGAAGGGATCGTTCAGAAGCATTGGACCAGGCAGGTGCAGTATTTGAGGATTTGTACAAGAAATATTTGGTCCTGGACAATGATAACCTTCAGAAAAGAGCCGAGACTTATTTGTTAAAGTCCTTTTGCAACAAGAGCGCTTTTAGAAACAACTTAACTCAGCAGGACTCTGGGCTTTCAGAGCCAAATTTAAGTTCTGATAGTCAATCCCCAAAATCAGACGGCGTAACAAGTTCTGGAGATAAATACCTAAAACAGGTTTCATTTGAAACTGACCATATGAAAATGGGAGCCAAACTGATTGCTAAAACACCCCCTAAGTTTACCGAAAATCAAACCAGAACAAAGACTGAATTACCCGAATCAAGtctaaaatttaataaagaaagCATTTGGGGAAACAATGATGAAAGCCCTAATAAAAGAATACTTAAGAGTCCCAAGAATAGCAGACTTAAGAATTTAAAGGTGGAAGAAAAGAAAACCAGTAAAAATAAACCTAAAATGACCAAAGATGACACTAGGATATTTGTTGATAATTTGACCGAAAGCGATATAAGTGAAGAAAGTGTTGATAACCAGGAGGAGAATTCAGCCCAGAACCTCATTACTGTTAAGGAGTACGACCATTCTCCTTGTTTCGACAAGGTTGAAGAGTATTTGATGGGTTCACAGACTGTTATTACTTCTGACGAAGTGGACCATAGTAGAGAAAGTCTCATGGTTGTTAAAACATTAGTTAATAGAAACAAGGAATTGAACTTTATTTGTGGTCTCTCAATTCTTTTCCAGATTTTCATGGcttttaacatttttgGTCTTTTCTTTCTAGTTCACTCTCTTCACTTTGAGTTCCATTCTATTTTTTCTTCCATTGCTATGCCATTTTTACTCCATTTTTCAATGTTTTATCTTGTTTTTACCATCGGTGTTTCAAGGGTTAAAAAATCACTTATGGTTTATAATAGTGATATCACTGTTGAAATTTTGAACAAAAGACTAAACAGGGAACTCAGCTACAAGAAGCTCGACAGATATTCGGTAGGAGCTGAACGCATTTTCGTATTATTAGCACTTATTATCGCCTGTACGCCCGTAAAATTTAGTGAAGATTTAAGTCATCTTCAAGTTATGGAATCTCTATACATCTCCTTTAACGTCATTTACTCTGTGCTCCACGTCCTCTTCGCtttctattatttcaat TATAAAATCATGAAGGAAATAATAGTTAAAGCTGGGGAGATGAGCACTAAAATCTATAACTTACTGAGtataacaaaatttacGGGATTCAACGGAATCCTCAACTCTGTTGACAAgattaactatattaacACCACCAACAGTGTAAACAATGATTTGGTAATGGAGTTGAAAAAAAGGTTATATAAATCGTACAAGAGCAGGAAACTTTCACTTCCTTCCACAAAAACACGGAGAAGGCACGCTCAACTTAATcgttaa
- a CDS encoding uncharacterized protein (note;~Tap-140g05.q1c.C.cand.11 - score = 30.75), protein MKTIKAVVFFWIINIIPMMTLNTNKQPSKIPLSSNLQNRSKYNMINKLTLNDEFSTNIFKQQVINELKGSEEVLKNIIFKILNHFYEYVKYRFLTTFFNLYIINPFDIQMGNLLNTKLNNYYLTNKLNIPTYSTPLSFGLSYEKVKVSNDGNENWLIKSSNKNTNKAFILMHGWFGNLQSTLPFLNTLKQIGVLNNYNVLILNLYDNSNIFENNVGVKGMKRLYDGMKYLYDNYGVTHFNVYTQSISSISAVLLYNLLYTFKNTATYSDSGPNNSFDDPELNKEMANSQLVSFDNQFSEMGFHLDENFAKDVEIEKLILESPVVNVKQYLLNDKYYSNIINNLYLNNRYFSNFNDYINKLNICKYVNKELLKKLNILQGVKDEITTMKMLQEEFSGLGKLPNLFLFKNSGHIDLCKNDSKDYLSTLKYILKNPFLKFFQYNSNKVNKL, encoded by the exons atgaaaactATAAAGGCTGTCGTGTTTTTTTGGATAATCAATATTATCCCAATGATGACACTAAACACAAATAAACAGCCTTCCAAAATTCCTTTATCGAGTAATCTCcaaaat AGAAGCAAAtataatatgataaataagCTAACTCTAAATGACGAATTTAGtacaaatatattcaaaCAACAG GTAATAAATGAGCTAAAAGGAAGTGAAGAAGtgttgaaaaatataatttttaaaatcttaAACCATTTCTATGAATATGTCAAATATCGTTTCCTAACCACTTTCTTCAACCTGTATATCATTAACCCCTTTGATATACAAATGGGAAACTTATTAAACACAAAACTCAACAATTATTATCTCACCAA TAAGTTGAATATACCAACTTATTCAACGCCTTTGTCTTTTGGATTATCGTATGAGAAGGTTAAGGTTAGTAATGATGGAAATGAAAATTGGTTGATAAAATCtagtaataaaaatacaaacaaAGCATTCATATTAATGCATGGCTGGTTTGGTAATTTGCAATCCACTCTCCCATTTTTAAACACCTTAAAACAA attGGTGTTTTGAATAATTACAATGTACTAATATTGAATTTGTATGACaatagtaatatatttgagAATAATGTTGGAGTGAAGGGTATGAAGCGTCTGTATGACGGTATGAAGTACTTGTATGACAATTACGGAGTCACCCATTTTAACGTTTATACACAATCTATAAGTTCAATTTCAGcagtattattatacaatcTTCTCTAtacttttaaaaatactgCAACATACTCAGATTCTGGACCGAACAACTCATTTGATGATCCAGAATTAAACAAAGAAATGGCCAATTCACAACTGGTCTCATTTGATAATCAGTTTTCAGAAATGGGTTTCCATTTAGATGAAAATTTTGCTAAGGATGTGGAAATTGAAAAGCTAATTTTAGAATCACCAGTGGTTAACGTTAAGCAGTACTTACTAAACGACAAGTACTACAGTAACATTATCAACAATTTGTACCTCAACAACAGATACTTCTCCAA tttcaatgattatataaataagcTGAACATTTGTAAATATGTCAACAAGGAGTTGCTGAAaaagttaaatattttgcAAGGAGTGAAAGACGAAATCACAACAATGAAAATGCTACAGGAGGAGTTTTCAGGGCTAGGAAAACTTCCAAACCTCTTCCTATTCAAAAACTCAGGCCATATCGACCTTTGCAAGAACGACTCCAAGGACTATTTAAGCACCCTAAAGTACATACTCAAAAACCCATTTCTCAAATTCTTCCAATATAACAGTAACAAAGTCAATAAACTGTAA